In the genome of Paenibacillus pabuli, one region contains:
- the folE gene encoding GTP cyclohydrolase I FolE, with the protein MAGVKDYLNSKVSDNREKIEYHIEQILQLIGEDSTREGLLETPARVTRMYEEIFGGYEVDPRDVLGVTFDENHEELVIVKDIVYYSQCEHHMAPFFGKVHIGYVPSGKIVGLSKMARLVEAVTRRLQVQERITSQIADILTEAVEPNGVMVVVEGEHLCMCSRGVKKPGSKTVTSAVRGSFRDNPAQRAEFLSLVKD; encoded by the coding sequence GTGGCTGGCGTTAAAGATTATTTGAATTCAAAAGTATCCGACAATCGGGAGAAGATCGAGTATCACATTGAGCAGATCTTGCAATTGATCGGTGAGGATAGTACGCGGGAAGGGCTGTTAGAAACGCCTGCACGCGTAACCCGGATGTATGAAGAGATTTTTGGCGGGTATGAAGTGGACCCGCGTGATGTACTTGGTGTGACGTTTGACGAGAATCATGAAGAGCTGGTCATTGTGAAGGACATAGTCTATTACAGCCAATGTGAACATCATATGGCGCCTTTCTTTGGCAAGGTGCACATTGGATATGTGCCGAGCGGTAAGATTGTGGGATTGAGCAAAATGGCCCGTCTGGTGGAGGCAGTTACACGCCGCTTGCAGGTTCAGGAGCGCATTACCTCACAGATCGCTGATATTCTGACTGAAGCGGTAGAACCGAACGGTGTCATGGTCGTCGTGGAAGGCGAGCACTTGTGCATGTGTTCCCGGGGTGTAAAGAAGCCGGGCAGCAAGACGGTAACGTCTGCCGTACGCGGTTCTTTCCGTGACAACCCGGCACAGCGTGCCGAGTTCCTGTCGCTGGTAAAAGATTAA
- a CDS encoding lipoate--protein ligase family protein, producing MSVSSNSDQPGSPGAEQQMQLNQSLRLQIWETPLLRQGSSVLEAFAWEEVMCRRVGEGQLPVAHIWRHSDAFVAGLRDRRLPQAVEAMERIRSQGTAVCVRPSGGAAVPLNPGVVNVSLILPNPGRAINIHDDFREMASLIAESLTPWSSQARTGEIEGAFCPGDYDVSVGGLKFCGIAQRRQAKAYIITAFIIVEGQGDELAADVRKFYQDAADGAGEGYPDVRPGTMASLQELAGVPSAAAYTASLVRTLRQRFPQAETSRVLTVDRETVRQTAEQMKLRYD from the coding sequence ATGAGTGTATCGTCCAATTCAGACCAACCCGGATCGCCGGGAGCAGAGCAGCAGATGCAGTTGAATCAATCCTTGCGTCTCCAGATATGGGAGACACCGCTGCTGCGGCAAGGGAGCAGTGTACTTGAAGCATTTGCTTGGGAAGAAGTTATGTGCCGCCGGGTGGGAGAAGGTCAGTTGCCCGTTGCTCACATTTGGCGGCATTCAGATGCCTTTGTAGCGGGGCTGCGGGATCGAAGACTGCCTCAGGCGGTAGAAGCGATGGAACGCATTAGAAGCCAGGGAACAGCGGTCTGCGTTCGTCCATCCGGTGGTGCAGCAGTTCCCCTGAATCCCGGGGTGGTTAACGTGTCTTTAATTTTGCCTAACCCGGGACGTGCCATCAATATTCACGATGATTTTCGGGAGATGGCTTCACTTATCGCTGAATCGCTAACACCATGGTCGAGTCAAGCGCGTACGGGGGAGATCGAAGGCGCCTTCTGTCCTGGTGATTATGATGTTAGTGTAGGTGGACTGAAATTCTGTGGTATTGCCCAGCGCAGGCAGGCCAAGGCTTATATCATTACTGCCTTTATTATTGTGGAAGGACAAGGGGACGAATTGGCAGCAGACGTGCGTAAGTTCTATCAGGATGCAGCAGACGGTGCCGGCGAAGGTTACCCGGATGTTCGGCCCGGAACGATGGCGAGTTTGCAGGAACTGGCAGGTGTCCCTTCTGCGGCGGCATATACTGCTTCGTTGGTACGTACACTGCGTCAGCGTTTTCCCCAGGCGGAGACGAGCCGTGTGTTGACCGTGGATCGGGAAACTGTCAGACAGACGGCAGAACAGATGAAACTGCGCTACGATTAG
- a CDS encoding S-layer homology domain-containing protein, whose product MRKKDHQKRSRLLRRIGVVVLSFLMVFGMLPVVFQQGVVQAKSCYEMTETDSDDVEWKLIRTPEELYCVREDLNGNYKLKNDISEAEMSAYLNGGSWTPIAEMIEDELMPFTGRFDGNGYSISGLKTTDENQNYVGMFSLLQGAEVKNLVLNDVLFTGNVRVGGLAGDIVDSRIEGVHISGNIKGNMRLGGISGLSDESEYINNSTNVAVIALGEDGDSLGGLFGESNKGTIIANAAEGTVSGYEAIGGLIGESNDNFIRQSYASGQVTGNYQVGGLIGQLNYELSHTIADNYVVGSVRSHATGDNDFSAEAIGGLIGEVKSDSGTTSAIINIQNNYMAASMDITVPDNSSSPIDDQTIGSVIGNLNDPENQVIFTDNYYDLAKSSTNQQNGSNYAASLTTEQMKQQPNFSGWDFDGVWTFRQRINDGYPILRSSKLMTAPTPPLPDRTIDYLYPYPTSGTITQSTSKVIVKLNEAGRFYFDNQVFDEEIEGQSDEATKLHALANLSYVDLEANEVRSFLFTGLEENTLYRMFLAVEDTNGQLWEMGSRGYETLANSTPLPQNVVAAPGDGQAAIEWTTEPELEYRVYMYQGTEAPKDPDLWTNVTDSYIDGHIGGLTNGDSYVFAVRSYASDEENSDYVASNVVIPQEENNNGGGSNPDPDPDPDPDPNFPVPQHVVATKGEKKVTLTWDPIMNGSASVYMYEGSSAPVDPSQWVLVTSNILNSSWEINDLREGEKYIFAVRAVYEDGVSEYGISNSVKINITPSNPETPGNGGGGGVITPTPVNPTTPQAPQKEVIKVDVANGDQSSTIASLEIKRTRGTDGTIKDELLLDQSRTQTIIDQLKQTGSRTAVVLIPDAKDEVSQWDLNLSPQSSAMLAEQGVDLVISNPNVKIIIPASSLNGRTDHIYFRLVPVKKESQRLEIQTRAQANESIIQSVGTTDIQIIGRPMTIETNLQSRPVTLILPLDANQVASVKSEELGVYIEHSDGTKELVHGKRVTLNGNHQQGVEIEVNKFSTFSIVKVKDWTDNTLKARPYIQGYMDGSFRPERNVTRAEMATLITRILGTSTLKGSHEFTDVTSSHWAQAAILAAAQSGSVQGYKDGSFKPDQAITRAEMAVVLQPLLNSDQMTAASTAFTDVNEHWAQQAVEQLSSAGVVTGYTDGTFRPSQPITRAEVVTMLNKLIGLQAETNAAGQWSDVPATHWAYEAIEAASIRK is encoded by the coding sequence ATGCGAAAAAAGGATCACCAGAAGCGCTCCAGGCTCCTGAGACGAATAGGGGTCGTGGTATTATCGTTCCTTATGGTCTTCGGTATGCTGCCAGTGGTGTTTCAACAAGGCGTCGTTCAGGCCAAGAGTTGCTATGAAATGACGGAAACGGATTCTGATGATGTTGAATGGAAGCTCATTCGTACGCCTGAAGAGCTCTATTGCGTAAGAGAAGATTTAAACGGTAATTACAAGCTGAAGAATGATATTTCTGAAGCAGAGATGAGTGCTTATTTGAACGGAGGATCTTGGACTCCAATTGCTGAAATGATAGAAGATGAGCTTATGCCTTTTACAGGCAGGTTCGATGGGAATGGTTATTCAATCTCCGGTTTGAAAACGACGGATGAGAATCAGAACTATGTGGGGATGTTCTCTTTATTACAAGGTGCTGAGGTTAAAAATCTTGTATTAAACGACGTTTTGTTTACAGGGAATGTTCGTGTAGGTGGACTTGCAGGGGATATTGTTGATTCACGCATTGAAGGCGTGCATATCAGTGGAAACATAAAAGGGAATATGAGATTAGGCGGTATTTCAGGTTTATCGGACGAAAGTGAATATATAAATAACAGCACTAATGTTGCGGTAATTGCCTTAGGTGAGGATGGCGACTCACTCGGGGGACTTTTTGGAGAAAGTAATAAGGGCACAATCATTGCAAATGCTGCTGAAGGTACAGTGAGTGGTTATGAGGCTATAGGTGGACTGATCGGAGAGTCGAATGATAATTTCATTCGTCAGAGCTACGCTTCAGGACAGGTGACGGGTAACTACCAGGTAGGCGGTTTGATTGGCCAACTTAATTATGAACTTAGCCACACTATTGCGGATAACTATGTGGTTGGTTCAGTGAGATCTCATGCTACAGGGGATAATGATTTTTCTGCTGAAGCCATTGGCGGACTGATTGGTGAAGTGAAAAGTGATAGTGGAACAACTTCAGCAATAATCAATATTCAAAATAATTATATGGCTGCGTCTATGGATATCACTGTTCCTGATAACTCGTCATCACCCATTGATGATCAGACGATAGGGTCAGTCATTGGTAATCTGAATGATCCAGAGAATCAAGTTATCTTTACTGATAACTACTATGATTTAGCCAAGAGTAGTACGAACCAGCAGAATGGTTCTAATTATGCAGCGAGTCTTACTACTGAGCAGATGAAACAACAACCTAATTTCAGTGGATGGGATTTCGATGGAGTATGGACATTCAGACAACGTATCAATGATGGGTATCCGATCTTGCGTTCATCCAAGCTTATGACTGCGCCGACTCCACCACTGCCTGATCGGACAATAGATTATTTGTATCCATATCCTACAAGCGGAACAATTACTCAGTCCACATCTAAAGTTATAGTGAAGCTTAATGAAGCTGGTAGATTTTATTTTGACAATCAAGTATTTGATGAAGAAATTGAGGGACAGTCGGATGAAGCTACTAAATTACATGCCTTAGCTAATCTATCTTATGTTGATCTAGAAGCTAATGAAGTAAGATCGTTCTTGTTTACAGGACTGGAAGAGAACACCTTGTACCGAATGTTCCTGGCGGTAGAAGATACGAATGGTCAGCTCTGGGAAATGGGAAGTCGGGGATATGAAACACTTGCAAACTCAACTCCTCTTCCACAAAACGTAGTGGCTGCACCTGGTGATGGTCAGGCTGCCATTGAATGGACTACAGAGCCAGAATTAGAATATCGCGTGTATATGTACCAAGGTACGGAGGCACCAAAGGATCCGGATCTGTGGACAAATGTGACGGACAGTTACATCGATGGACATATCGGTGGGCTGACGAATGGTGATTCTTATGTGTTTGCAGTTAGATCGTATGCTTCCGATGAAGAAAATTCAGATTATGTTGCATCTAACGTGGTGATCCCGCAAGAGGAGAATAATAATGGTGGTGGATCTAATCCAGATCCAGACCCAGACCCAGACCCAGACCCGAACTTTCCTGTACCACAGCATGTAGTAGCAACAAAAGGTGAGAAAAAGGTTACGTTAACTTGGGATCCAATTATGAACGGATCAGCTTCGGTCTATATGTACGAAGGTTCGTCAGCACCAGTAGATCCTTCACAATGGGTACTTGTTACTTCTAATATTTTGAATAGTAGTTGGGAAATTAATGATCTTAGAGAAGGCGAAAAATATATTTTCGCTGTTAGAGCTGTATATGAAGATGGCGTATCCGAATATGGAATTTCTAATTCAGTGAAGATTAACATAACTCCATCCAATCCAGAAACGCCAGGTAATGGGGGAGGTGGGGGAGTTATTACTCCTACTCCTGTAAACCCAACAACTCCACAAGCTCCACAGAAAGAAGTAATCAAAGTGGATGTAGCGAATGGGGATCAGTCTTCAACGATCGCTTCCTTGGAGATTAAACGTACTCGAGGAACAGATGGTACGATTAAGGATGAACTTCTTCTTGATCAGAGTAGAACGCAAACCATTATCGACCAATTGAAACAGACAGGCTCCCGCACAGCGGTTGTCTTGATTCCAGACGCAAAAGATGAAGTATCGCAGTGGGATCTGAACCTCTCTCCACAATCGTCAGCAATGCTGGCTGAGCAAGGAGTGGATCTGGTTATTTCCAATCCTAATGTGAAGATTATCATTCCGGCGAGTTCCTTGAACGGACGCACAGATCATATTTATTTCCGTCTAGTACCGGTGAAGAAGGAATCCCAACGTTTAGAGATCCAAACGAGAGCACAGGCGAATGAGTCGATCATCCAATCTGTAGGTACAACGGATATCCAGATCATCGGACGTCCAATGACAATCGAAACGAATCTACAGAGCAGACCTGTTACGCTCATATTGCCTTTGGATGCTAATCAGGTTGCAAGTGTGAAATCTGAGGAGCTAGGTGTATATATTGAGCATAGTGATGGGACGAAGGAGCTTGTGCACGGCAAACGGGTTACCCTAAACGGTAATCATCAGCAAGGCGTCGAGATTGAAGTAAACAAATTCAGTACATTCTCCATTGTTAAGGTCAAAGACTGGACAGACAACACATTGAAAGCACGACCGTATATTCAGGGGTACATGGATGGCAGTTTCCGACCAGAGCGTAATGTAACTCGTGCGGAAATGGCAACATTAATCACGCGTATTCTGGGAACATCTACTCTTAAGGGAAGTCATGAATTTACAGATGTTACATCCAGCCACTGGGCACAGGCGGCTATATTAGCAGCAGCTCAATCCGGTTCAGTTCAAGGTTATAAAGATGGCAGCTTTAAGCCGGATCAAGCGATTACCCGCGCGGAAATGGCTGTCGTGTTACAGCCGTTATTAAACTCTGATCAGATGACTGCTGCATCGACAGCATTTACCGATGTGAACGAGCATTGGGCGCAACAAGCAGTAGAACAATTAAGTTCGGCAGGAGTCGTTACCGGATACACGGATGGCACGTTCCGTCCAAGTCAGCCGATAACCCGCGCTGAAGTTGTTACAATGCTGAATAAGCTGATTGGTCTTCAAGCTGAAACGAATGCGGCAGGACAGTGGTCGGATGTACCTGCCACACATTGGGCTTATGAAGCGATTGAGGCAGCTTCTATCCGCAAGTAA
- a CDS encoding Fe-Mn family superoxide dismutase yields the protein MNWYGYGHLLPLRVLEEVRFWKEQEKEHTIVIRSLVPDLEPSYVEWLAEWEAIFENSERVANQLIKQILPGTQPPAPYIIRCIEQLVAAACAQSREFIRQLYILLEQSTAVQQVAIAKLVILHFIRESEYFLGVLETLKQSGAMRDPVSDSTFSPEHFLYTSEQTADSNAHVASASLSGQSYREAVEESSNAAGKANSPTPAVQTQSSAAVPSPNANTESTSNYTAAPVKERPVPIGGHTLPPLPYAYNALEPHIDEMTMRIHHDKHHQSYVDGLNTAEKKLAESRKKNNFELVKHWERELAFNGAGHYLHTIFWTIMNPKGGGKPSGMLAEQIKRDFGSYEAFKNQFTEAANKVEGSGWAMLVWSPRAHRLEILQAEKHQNLSQSDIVPLLPLDVWEHAYYLKHQNERKKYIEDWWKVVYWPAVAERYETARKLLWPPY from the coding sequence ATGAATTGGTATGGATATGGGCATCTGCTGCCCCTGCGGGTACTCGAAGAAGTCCGTTTCTGGAAAGAGCAAGAGAAGGAACATACGATTGTCATTCGTTCATTGGTTCCTGATCTTGAACCCTCTTATGTCGAATGGCTTGCGGAATGGGAAGCGATCTTTGAGAATAGCGAGCGAGTCGCGAATCAGCTGATCAAACAAATACTGCCCGGAACCCAGCCACCCGCTCCCTACATCATCCGCTGTATTGAACAACTCGTGGCAGCTGCCTGCGCACAATCGCGGGAATTCATTAGACAGCTGTACATCCTGCTGGAGCAAAGTACGGCTGTGCAGCAGGTGGCGATTGCCAAATTGGTTATCCTGCATTTCATTCGTGAATCCGAGTATTTCCTGGGGGTCCTTGAAACGCTGAAACAGTCTGGAGCTATGCGAGATCCGGTCTCTGATTCAACTTTTTCACCGGAACATTTCCTTTATACCTCTGAACAAACAGCCGATTCCAACGCACATGTCGCTTCAGCCTCCCTGTCTGGACAGTCCTATCGTGAAGCTGTAGAAGAATCATCCAATGCTGCAGGAAAAGCCAACAGCCCTACTCCAGCGGTACAGACACAATCTTCAGCGGCTGTTCCGTCTCCTAATGCAAATACAGAAAGTACATCCAACTATACCGCAGCGCCAGTCAAAGAGAGACCTGTACCAATTGGCGGACACACACTGCCACCCCTACCCTATGCCTACAATGCGCTGGAACCGCATATTGACGAAATGACGATGCGCATACATCATGACAAGCACCATCAATCCTACGTGGATGGACTGAACACGGCTGAGAAAAAGCTGGCAGAATCGCGGAAAAAGAATAATTTTGAACTCGTCAAACATTGGGAACGTGAACTCGCATTTAATGGTGCAGGCCATTACCTTCATACGATCTTCTGGACAATCATGAATCCCAAAGGCGGAGGCAAGCCCTCCGGTATGCTCGCAGAGCAGATCAAGCGGGATTTCGGCAGCTATGAAGCGTTCAAGAATCAATTCACCGAAGCGGCCAACAAAGTGGAAGGCAGCGGCTGGGCCATGCTGGTTTGGAGCCCGCGGGCGCACAGATTGGAAATTTTGCAGGCGGAGAAACACCAGAATTTATCTCAGTCCGATATCGTACCTCTTCTGCCGCTTGATGTTTGGGAACACGCCTACTATCTGAAACACCAGAATGAACGCAAAAAATATATTGAGGACTGGTGGAAGGTTGTGTACTGGCCAGCGGTGGCGGAACGTTACGAAACTGCACGCAAGCTGTTATGGCCGCCTTATTAG
- a CDS encoding alpha/beta hydrolase, protein MYPTSQSEAPLQTKVSDLPSSLSPRLIRFKHIVVALLLSVVFFLLFCFIALHGYIAWVLSNPTVAPVFSNPMQAKNMKYQDITFPAADGSRTMQGWYIPADDNANKTIIFSHGYGANREETWVPMYDLAHYAHQLGFNVVMFDYGFASQVNKAVATGGKAESQQLLGAIQFAKQRGAQELVVWGFSMGAGTALQTGLITKDVDAMILDSTFLLEPDTLYHNIHNQIDLPRQPTLEIMNLLFPVLNGTGLQQIPYQEVKKEDYSFPIFFIHGTEDEKAPYPIAELLAGNQTNPNSDEWIVDGAHHELIFREHPKEYLRRVSTFLSHVTKTSSDDVENTNTGES, encoded by the coding sequence ATGTATCCGACATCCCAGAGCGAAGCCCCGCTGCAAACGAAAGTGTCCGATCTGCCTTCTTCGTTATCACCGAGGCTGATCCGGTTCAAACATATTGTCGTGGCGTTGCTGCTCTCCGTTGTATTTTTTCTGCTCTTTTGTTTCATTGCACTACACGGTTATATTGCCTGGGTGTTATCCAATCCAACCGTAGCGCCTGTTTTCTCCAATCCCATGCAGGCGAAAAATATGAAGTATCAAGATATCACGTTTCCGGCAGCAGACGGCAGTCGGACGATGCAAGGCTGGTATATTCCGGCTGATGATAATGCAAACAAAACGATCATATTCAGCCATGGATATGGTGCGAATCGTGAAGAGACCTGGGTACCGATGTATGATCTGGCCCACTATGCTCACCAGCTCGGATTTAATGTGGTGATGTTCGATTACGGTTTCGCTTCACAGGTGAACAAGGCTGTCGCCACAGGCGGCAAAGCCGAGTCCCAGCAGCTGCTTGGTGCAATCCAGTTTGCGAAGCAGCGCGGAGCTCAGGAGCTTGTTGTATGGGGCTTCTCCATGGGTGCAGGTACAGCCCTGCAGACTGGGCTTATTACCAAAGATGTGGATGCCATGATTCTGGACAGCACGTTCCTGCTTGAGCCGGATACGCTGTATCACAACATCCATAATCAGATAGATCTTCCGCGGCAGCCTACGCTGGAGATTATGAACCTGCTGTTCCCGGTTCTGAACGGGACCGGACTGCAGCAGATCCCGTATCAGGAAGTGAAGAAGGAGGATTATTCTTTCCCGATTTTCTTCATCCATGGTACCGAGGATGAGAAAGCTCCTTATCCGATTGCGGAGCTGCTTGCCGGCAACCAAACCAACCCAAATTCCGATGAATGGATTGTGGATGGCGCGCATCATGAGCTGATCTTCCGGGAGCATCCGAAAGAATATCTGCGCCGTGTCTCCACATTCCTGAGTCATGTGACCAAGACGAGCAGTGATGATGTGGAAAATACCAATACCGGAGAATCATGA
- a CDS encoding IclR family transcriptional regulator: MEDRKLTVRAVERALDILLCFTTRSDLGLTEIASQIGLHKSTVHRLMATLEDKGFVIRDAATEKYRLGIRIWELSAHMSRSDDPAILLLPAMERLRDRLGETVSLYLRDGSERIRIQAVQSDQAIRRVAPVGVRLPLSVGASSKVLMAFATEEDREDLMNGPEWPVFIDPAVYLAQMKDILEYGYATSYEEREPGAAAVSVPIMDRKGNIAAALSVSGPVSRLSQETLHEYAPVLKEAAAQMGLMLS, from the coding sequence ATGGAAGACCGAAAGTTAACCGTCCGGGCTGTGGAACGGGCGCTGGATATATTATTGTGTTTTACCACCCGCAGTGATCTGGGACTCACGGAAATTGCCAGTCAGATCGGTCTGCACAAAAGTACAGTCCATCGTCTGATGGCTACTTTGGAGGACAAAGGGTTCGTGATCAGGGATGCAGCAACCGAGAAATATCGACTCGGCATACGCATCTGGGAACTGTCTGCCCATATGTCTCGCAGCGATGATCCGGCCATTCTGCTTCTTCCTGCAATGGAGCGGCTCAGAGATCGACTGGGTGAAACGGTGAGCTTATACCTGAGAGACGGTAGTGAGCGGATTCGGATTCAAGCGGTGCAGAGTGATCAGGCGATTCGTCGTGTGGCTCCGGTGGGCGTCAGACTTCCGTTATCCGTGGGAGCGTCGAGCAAAGTGCTGATGGCTTTTGCCACCGAAGAGGACCGCGAAGATCTGATGAATGGACCGGAGTGGCCTGTATTTATTGATCCGGCAGTATATTTGGCACAGATGAAAGACATTCTGGAATATGGCTACGCAACAAGTTACGAGGAACGTGAACCGGGAGCCGCGGCCGTATCTGTACCGATCATGGATCGAAAAGGCAACATTGCTGCTGCCCTGTCCGTATCTGGACCTGTTAGTCGCCTTTCGCAGGAGACGTTGCATGAATACGCACCTGTGCTGAAGGAAGCTGCTGCGCAGATGGGACTTATGTTATCCTGA
- the thiC gene encoding phosphomethylpyrimidine synthase ThiC, which yields MGQDKQDQQLAKEKGTAGRVQPFPGSRKVYIQGSRPDIAVPEREIALHDTNTPQGVEHNEPLRVYDTSGPMTDPGFHADIRAGLPALRTRWITEREDVEAYQGRTVKPEDNGLKPGGKRAGAEVYPGLRGKPLRAQAGRCVTQMHYARQGLITPEMEFAAIREGVEPEFVRQELASGRAILPSNINHPECEPMLIGRHFHVKINANIGNSAVSSSIEEEVEKMTWAVRWGSDTVMDLSTGKDIHTTREWIIRNSPVPIGTVPLYQALEKVNGEAEALTWDLYRDTLIEQAEQGVDYFTIHAGVLLRYIPMTAKRMTGIVSRGGSIMAAWCLAHHQENFLYTHFEEICEIMKRYDVAFSLGDGLRPGSIYDANDEAQMAELATLGELTQIAWKHDVQVMIEGPGHVPMHKIKENVDLQMEICKEAPFYTLGPLTTDIAPGYDHITSAIGAAMIGWFGTSMLCYVTPKEHLGLPNKDDVREGVIAYKIAAHAADLAKGHPRAQRRDDALSKARFEFRWRDQFNLSLDPERALSYHDETLPAEGAKEAHFCSMCGPKFCSMRITQDIRAFAADKGLSENEAVAAGMQEKAEEYRTRS from the coding sequence ATGGGACAGGACAAACAGGATCAGCAGTTGGCAAAGGAAAAAGGTACGGCCGGACGGGTTCAGCCCTTCCCGGGCAGCCGTAAAGTGTACATTCAGGGCTCGCGACCAGACATTGCCGTACCGGAGCGTGAAATTGCCCTTCATGACACGAATACTCCCCAAGGGGTGGAGCATAACGAACCGCTGCGTGTCTACGATACGAGCGGACCGATGACCGATCCCGGATTTCATGCCGACATCCGGGCAGGACTGCCAGCGCTTCGTACCCGCTGGATTACGGAGCGTGAAGATGTTGAAGCCTATCAGGGACGAACGGTAAAACCGGAGGATAACGGCTTGAAACCGGGAGGGAAGCGAGCTGGAGCCGAGGTGTATCCGGGCTTGCGTGGCAAACCATTGCGAGCACAGGCAGGGCGCTGCGTGACCCAGATGCATTATGCACGGCAGGGACTGATCACACCGGAGATGGAGTTCGCCGCCATTCGTGAGGGCGTAGAGCCGGAGTTTGTGCGACAGGAGCTGGCGAGCGGCAGGGCGATCCTGCCGTCAAACATCAATCACCCGGAGTGTGAGCCGATGCTGATCGGGCGTCATTTTCATGTGAAGATCAATGCGAACATCGGAAACTCTGCGGTATCCTCCTCCATCGAGGAAGAGGTGGAGAAGATGACTTGGGCGGTACGCTGGGGTTCGGATACGGTGATGGATCTCTCCACAGGCAAGGATATTCATACGACCCGCGAATGGATCATCCGCAATTCTCCTGTGCCGATCGGAACAGTACCGCTCTATCAGGCGCTGGAGAAGGTCAATGGGGAAGCCGAAGCACTGACCTGGGATTTGTATCGTGACACGCTCATAGAGCAGGCAGAGCAGGGTGTGGACTATTTTACGATCCATGCAGGCGTGCTGCTTCGTTATATTCCGATGACCGCCAAACGTATGACGGGCATTGTGTCTCGGGGTGGGTCCATTATGGCAGCATGGTGTCTTGCGCATCATCAGGAGAATTTTCTGTATACTCATTTTGAAGAAATCTGCGAGATTATGAAAAGGTATGACGTGGCATTCTCGCTCGGAGACGGACTGCGCCCTGGAAGCATCTACGATGCGAATGATGAAGCCCAGATGGCAGAACTGGCTACGCTTGGTGAACTAACACAAATCGCCTGGAAGCATGATGTGCAGGTGATGATTGAAGGTCCGGGACATGTGCCGATGCACAAGATCAAGGAGAATGTCGATCTGCAAATGGAGATTTGCAAGGAGGCGCCGTTCTATACGCTGGGTCCTCTGACAACCGATATTGCACCAGGATATGACCATATTACCTCGGCAATTGGGGCTGCGATGATCGGCTGGTTCGGTACGTCGATGCTCTGTTATGTTACGCCAAAAGAACATCTGGGCCTGCCCAACAAGGATGATGTGCGGGAAGGGGTAATCGCCTACAAAATCGCTGCACATGCCGCTGATCTGGCGAAAGGTCACCCACGTGCCCAGCGGCGGGACGATGCGCTGTCCAAGGCACGGTTCGAGTTCCGCTGGCGCGACCAGTTCAACCTGTCGCTGGACCCGGAACGTGCGCTGTCCTACCACGATGAGACGTTGCCAGCCGAAGGGGCCAAGGAAGCTCATTTCTGCTCCATGTGCGGGCCGAAATTTTGCAGCATGCGTATTACGCAGGATATTCGTGCTTTTGCGGCAGACAAAGGCTTGTCCGAGAATGAGGCCGTGGCTGCGGGCATGCAGGAAAAGGCAGAAGAATACCGGACACGCTCTTAG
- a CDS encoding aspartate/glutamate racemase family protein: MMITIGCFHAHYSNIALIEEALAPYKVELVHYVDPGLDRLKHDADFTEAVTHEKVSQTLQWIAHCHADAILVTCTLFAAVLEQEASHVPVPVVGIDDPLLQEMQQNPGEYILAFTNPATIEGTMVRVNLALQQDDEDEQRNGIEALETEAVLIPGTFELIMRGDKEGYLAAVSTGLQQIAEQYPDRTVVAAQLSMAPAAARVTADTGMAIYSPLASVAAYLEKKLSLKRR, encoded by the coding sequence ATGATGATAACTATCGGCTGTTTTCACGCTCACTATTCCAATATTGCACTGATTGAAGAAGCACTCGCTCCTTATAAGGTTGAACTTGTACATTATGTTGATCCGGGTCTGGATCGCCTCAAACATGATGCGGATTTCACCGAGGCAGTTACCCATGAGAAAGTATCACAGACACTGCAATGGATCGCGCACTGCCATGCAGATGCCATTCTCGTCACCTGTACCCTGTTTGCAGCCGTACTTGAGCAGGAGGCATCACATGTTCCCGTCCCTGTAGTTGGTATTGATGATCCATTACTTCAGGAAATGCAGCAGAATCCTGGTGAGTACATCCTGGCGTTTACCAACCCCGCAACGATTGAGGGAACGATGGTACGGGTGAATCTGGCTTTGCAGCAAGATGATGAGGATGAGCAGCGAAACGGGATCGAAGCGTTAGAAACTGAAGCAGTACTGATCCCAGGCACATTCGAGTTAATTATGCGAGGCGATAAGGAAGGCTATCTTGCAGCGGTGAGCACCGGATTACAGCAAATTGCTGAACAGTACCCGGATCGCACGGTAGTCGCCGCTCAACTGTCCATGGCTCCCGCGGCAGCGCGGGTCACAGCAGACACAGGTATGGCGATCTACAGCCCGCTGGCATCGGTTGCGGCGTATTTGGAGAAGAAGTTGAGCTTGAAGCGGCGTTAG